GGAAACGAGGCCAACCACGGACGAGCCGACGTCAAACTTTTCCCTTTCTGCCGCCGCCGTTGCCGGACTCGGTGCAGGTCTTGTCTTTCTGTTGCTCGAACTTCTGGCCAGTGCCTTGGGGGCGGGAACGCCGATCGGGCCTGCTCGCGCAACCATCAAGGATGTTGTTGACCTTACCCCTGGGCAGTACACCACCAGAGGCTTCATTAGTACGCTCGCGATTCACTTTGCTCTCTCGCTGGCCGCAACGGCGGTTCTCGCGCGGCTCGTTCATCACTGGAAAACCTTCATAGCAATTATCATCGGTGGGGCCTTTGGTGGATTTCTCTACACGGCCAATGTGGCCTTGACGTGGACGATTGCTCCAGATATTGCGATCGGTGGTAAGTTGGCCCTCATCGCGAACTACATCATTTTTGGAGCTGCGGCCGCACTGATTTACAAGGTCCTTCAGCACCCAGATGACCGCGAGCCAGCCGACGGGACGGCATATTGATCGGCGGATTGATTTCAGTGCACGAGTGAACGGAGGTTGGTCCCGCAGAAGACCGCGAAAGGCAAGCGCCGGATTTGGAATCGTTCGTGGGCGGGTGAAATGAGCACGTCATGGCGACAACCCTTGTGAATGTCTGCATGCGGTTCGTACCATGTGCGGTCCATGCTCTCCCCGACCTACACTGCCGACCTATCGATGAGTGACGCTCCCCGGTACTGGACGCCCGAGTTCGTAGAAGCCTTCGTTCAGGCAATCAATTCGGACAACGAATTCCAGGAGACGGCCTCGGGATTCTCCAATACGATCGAACTCCGCTGCTTCGATACGCCGAGTGGCGAAGACGTCGCGGCCGCGTACACATTCGACGACGGCAAGATCGTAGACGTGGATCTCTGGATCGACGACGCCCCGTCGAGCGACATGCGTGACGAACCGTTCGACAAATCCGTGATGATGGCCCGGGCGTCGGCCCCGTACGACATGTGGGTGAAGATGGATAAGGGAGAAATCGGAGCGATGCAGGCGCTCACGTCCCCCGATTACAACATCGACGGGTCAACGATCAAGATCATGTCGAACATGGGCGTCTTCCGAGGGCTGAACGAGGTAGCAGCTAAGATTGACAAAACGTACTAAAACAGGGTCAATGTGGAACCCGCGGTCGGACTGTTCGTCGATTGCGACAACCCGGCCGTGCTGATTTTCCGCCGTATCGACGGTGGACTCACACCGACTCGAACTGGTCTTATCACTGAACGGATCGACCGACGATGAGCGACGACTCCAGCCCCAACATCAACATCACGCGTGGCAGCCGATCGCGCCGACGAAAATCATCGGCCAATGGCTCCTCGAAATCGTCGTCCTCTTCTGGAACGAGCGTGAATTTCAGCGACGTTGCCACGGCGGCTGCGACAGGCGTACGGAATGCCTGGCTCGCAGGCCTAGGCGCGCTCTCATACGCTGAAACGGTGAGTGCCCAGGTCTTCGACAGTCTTGTGCAAGAGGGGAAGACGTGGGAGCGATCACGGAGAGAGACGCAAGAGGCCGTGAAGCGGAAAGTGGACGAACTTCGACGCGGGGGAGAACAGGCCGCGGAGTCAGCACAGGAGCAGGTGCGTGACGAAGTGGGCGACGCGCTCAACCGAATGGGTGTGCCGACGCAGACCGAGATGGAAACCCTACGGTCGCAGGTCGATGATCTGAACGATAAGATCGACCGATTGACAAAAGCTCTGGAGGAGAAACAGAAAGCGGACGACGCGTGATCAGTGCGTCCTCTATTTAATGGAAACGATAAGCGCCGGAGCGAACGACATCGCTCCGGCGCTTTTGTATGCTGGCGACCCGGATGTGAGCTAAGTACATCTAACCATAATCGGTACTCAGGTCATCCCCTCACTGTCATCAGCCGGCTCATTTTCGGGTGGCGTCGTGGAGGGAGCGGTATCGCCTCGGTTCTCACCGAAGGATTCGACGATCTGGTCGAACTCCTCTTCAAA
The DNA window shown above is from Longibacter salinarum and carries:
- a CDS encoding phasin family protein codes for the protein MSDDSSPNINITRGSRSRRRKSSANGSSKSSSSSGTSVNFSDVATAAATGVRNAWLAGLGALSYAETVSAQVFDSLVQEGKTWERSRRETQEAVKRKVDELRRGGEQAAESAQEQVRDEVGDALNRMGVPTQTEMETLRSQVDDLNDKIDRLTKALEEKQKADDA